A single window of Mycolicibacterium madagascariense DNA harbors:
- a CDS encoding M1 family metallopeptidase, which yields MSRDSKRPVIDPYLPGNGNFGYRVSRYELDLEYKVNINRLAGTATITAVTLASLSTFSLDLSDALAVSKVSVNGRRPAHFARSKGKLDVTLSAALPAGAALTITVRYAGTPRPIRSLWGDVGFEELTSGALVAGQPNGAASWFPCDDHPSSKASYRIAIATENPYYALANGELVSRRTRAAMTTWTYEQPEPTSTYLVTLQIGEYQQHRLTKSPVVMNAVLPQRLRQNFDHDFGRQPQMMKLFVKLFGPYPLSNGYTVVVTDDDLEIPLEAQGISIFGANHCGGNRSAERLIAHELAHQWFGNSVTVRRWRDIWLHEGFACYAEWLWSEDSGGRTADELAKHYHQRLRHSSQHLLLADPGPRDMFDDRVYKRGALTLHALRRTIGDDRFFDLLRDWTARHRHATAVTDDFTGLAANYAEESLRPLWRAWLYSTDVPHP from the coding sequence GTGAGCCGGGATTCGAAGCGACCGGTCATCGACCCCTACCTCCCCGGCAACGGCAACTTCGGCTACCGGGTGTCGCGCTACGAACTCGACCTCGAGTACAAGGTGAACATCAACCGGCTGGCGGGGACCGCGACCATCACCGCGGTGACGCTGGCGTCGCTCTCGACGTTCAGCCTCGACCTGTCCGACGCGCTCGCGGTGTCCAAGGTGTCGGTCAACGGCCGCAGGCCCGCCCACTTCGCCCGCAGCAAGGGCAAACTCGACGTCACGCTGTCCGCGGCGCTGCCTGCCGGGGCGGCGCTGACGATCACCGTGCGCTACGCGGGCACCCCGAGGCCCATCCGGTCGCTGTGGGGTGACGTCGGCTTCGAGGAGCTCACCAGCGGCGCCCTCGTCGCGGGCCAGCCCAACGGCGCCGCCTCGTGGTTTCCGTGCGACGACCATCCCAGCAGCAAGGCGAGCTACCGCATCGCGATCGCCACCGAGAACCCCTACTACGCGCTGGCCAACGGCGAGCTGGTGTCGCGCCGCACCAGGGCCGCGATGACGACGTGGACCTACGAGCAGCCCGAGCCCACGTCGACCTACCTCGTCACGCTGCAGATCGGCGAATACCAGCAACACCGGTTGACGAAGTCGCCGGTCGTCATGAATGCCGTTCTGCCCCAACGACTCCGGCAGAACTTCGATCACGACTTCGGGCGCCAGCCGCAGATGATGAAGCTGTTCGTCAAACTGTTCGGGCCCTACCCGCTGTCGAACGGGTACACCGTCGTGGTGACCGACGACGATCTCGAGATTCCCCTTGAGGCCCAAGGCATTTCGATCTTCGGAGCGAACCACTGCGGCGGCAACCGCAGCGCCGAACGACTGATCGCGCACGAACTCGCGCACCAGTGGTTCGGCAACTCGGTCACCGTGCGGCGCTGGCGCGACATCTGGCTGCACGAGGGGTTCGCCTGCTACGCCGAATGGCTGTGGTCGGAGGACTCCGGCGGCCGCACCGCCGACGAGTTGGCCAAGCACTACCACCAGCGGCTGAGGCACTCGTCGCAGCACCTGCTGCTGGCCGACCCGGGGCCGCGCGACATGTTCGACGACCGGGTCTACAAGCGCGGCGCGCTCACCCTGCACGCGCTGCGCCGCACCATCGGCGACGACCGGTTCTTCGACCTGCTGCGGGACTGGACCGCGCGGCACCGGCACGCGACGGCCGTCACCGACGACTTCACCGGGCTGGCCGCCAACTACGCCGAGGAGTCCCTGCGGCCGCTGTGGCGGGCCTGGCTGTACTCGACGGACGTCCCCCACCCGTGA
- a CDS encoding glycosyltransferase family 2 protein, whose amino-acid sequence MGTRSEDAWIVIPAFNEATVISDVVADVTSVFANVVVVDDGSRDDTADRAWRAGAHVVRHPVNLGQGAAIQTGVEYARSRPGAAVFATFDADGQHRVQDVVRMIKRLVTEDLDIVVGTRFAESAPVGMPVLRRLLFPLIAKLSPASRRLGLTDAHNGLRVFNRTVADGLNLTMNGMAHASEIVAEIVEHGWRVAEEPVEILYTDYSMSKGQPLVNGVNIVFDGLLRKRMRR is encoded by the coding sequence ATGGGAACCCGCTCCGAGGATGCGTGGATCGTCATCCCCGCCTTCAACGAGGCGACCGTCATCTCCGACGTCGTCGCCGACGTCACGTCCGTGTTCGCCAACGTCGTCGTCGTCGACGACGGCAGCCGCGACGACACCGCCGACCGCGCGTGGCGCGCCGGCGCCCACGTCGTCCGCCACCCCGTCAATCTGGGCCAGGGCGCCGCGATCCAGACCGGCGTCGAGTACGCCCGCAGCCGCCCCGGCGCCGCGGTATTCGCGACGTTCGACGCCGACGGGCAGCACCGGGTGCAGGACGTCGTCCGAATGATCAAGCGACTGGTGACCGAGGACCTCGACATCGTGGTGGGCACCCGGTTCGCCGAAAGTGCGCCGGTGGGCATGCCCGTCCTGCGGCGGCTGCTGTTCCCGCTGATCGCCAAGCTCAGCCCCGCCAGTCGCCGACTCGGTCTGACCGACGCGCACAACGGCCTGCGCGTCTTCAACCGCACCGTCGCCGACGGCCTCAACCTCACGATGAACGGCATGGCCCACGCGAGCGAGATCGTCGCCGAGATCGTCGAACACGGGTGGCGTGTCGCCGAGGAACCCGTCGAGATCCTCTACACCGACTACTCGATGTCGAAGGGTCAACCGTTGGTCAACGGCGTCAACATCGTCTTCGACGGGTTGCTGCGAAAGAGGATGCGCCGATGA
- a CDS encoding DUF2304 domain-containing protein: MNWIQVLLILAIVTLMVYLLRSRRSAQAKAWVKVGYVLFVVAAIYAIVRPNDTTVVANWLGVARGADLLEYALIVAFLFTTISTYMRFKDLELRYAQLARAVALEGARTPADD, from the coding sequence ATGAACTGGATTCAGGTCCTGCTGATCCTCGCGATCGTCACGCTGATGGTCTACCTGCTGCGGTCGCGGCGCAGCGCCCAGGCCAAGGCGTGGGTCAAGGTCGGCTACGTACTGTTCGTCGTCGCCGCCATCTATGCGATCGTGCGGCCCAACGACACCACGGTCGTGGCGAACTGGCTGGGCGTCGCCCGCGGCGCCGACCTGCTCGAGTACGCCCTGATCGTGGCGTTCCTGTTCACCACCATCAGCACCTACATGCGGTTCAAGGACCTCGAACTGCGGTACGCGCAGCTGGCCCGCGCCGTCGCCCTCGAGGGCGCCCGCACCCCCGCCGACGACTAG
- a CDS encoding NAD-dependent epimerase/dehydratase family protein — MRTLVTGAAGFIGSTLADRLLADGHVVIGVDDLSSGNSVNIVGAERHDTYELAKADIVDADLIGLVEETRPEVIFHLAAQISVSRSVTDAQFDSSVNVVGTVRLAEAARRGGVRKIVHTSSGGSVYGTPPVFPTNEDVPVNPASPYAASKVCGEVYLNMFRNLYDLDCSHIAPANVYGPRQDPHGEAGVVAIFSKSLLSGRPTKIFGDGSDTRDYVFVDDVVDAFVRAGGEAGSGQRFNVGTGIETSTRQLHTAIAAAAGAPDDPELAPPRLGDLRRSCLDNSRARDVLGWTPQTGLTGGIARTVEFFRANP; from the coding sequence GTGCGCACACTCGTCACCGGGGCGGCAGGCTTCATCGGATCGACGCTGGCGGACCGACTGCTGGCAGACGGGCACGTCGTCATCGGCGTCGACGACCTGAGCTCGGGCAACAGCGTCAACATCGTCGGCGCGGAGCGCCACGACACCTACGAGTTGGCGAAGGCCGACATCGTCGACGCCGACCTCATCGGGCTGGTCGAGGAGACGCGGCCGGAGGTCATCTTCCACCTGGCCGCGCAGATCTCGGTCAGCCGTTCGGTCACCGACGCGCAGTTCGACTCGAGCGTCAACGTCGTCGGCACGGTGCGCCTCGCGGAGGCCGCCCGTCGCGGCGGGGTGCGCAAGATCGTGCACACCTCGTCGGGTGGGTCGGTGTACGGGACGCCTCCGGTCTTCCCGACCAACGAGGACGTTCCCGTGAACCCGGCGTCGCCCTATGCGGCCAGCAAGGTGTGCGGCGAGGTGTACCTCAACATGTTCCGCAACCTGTACGACCTCGACTGCTCGCACATCGCGCCCGCCAACGTCTATGGGCCGCGCCAGGATCCGCACGGCGAGGCCGGCGTCGTCGCGATCTTCTCGAAGTCCCTGCTGTCGGGCAGACCGACCAAGATCTTCGGCGACGGCTCCGACACCCGCGACTACGTGTTCGTCGACGACGTGGTCGACGCGTTCGTCCGCGCCGGCGGCGAGGCGGGCAGCGGGCAGCGGTTCAACGTCGGTACCGGGATCGAGACGTCGACGCGCCAGTTGCACACCGCGATCGCCGCGGCCGCGGGCGCCCCCGACGATCCGGAGCTGGCCCCGCCACGGCTGGGCGATCTGCGACGGTCGTGCCTGGACAACAGCCGGGCCCGCGACGTGCTGGGCTGGACGCCGCAGACCGGGTTGACCGGGGGCATCGCCCGCACGGTCGAGTTCTTCCGCGCCAACCCGTAG
- a CDS encoding carboxymuconolactone decarboxylase family protein encodes MTNLRDEGLRVFREMLPGVLPDGDVDFGADGFAPELLDIGVESVFGKLWTRDGLSRRERSLVTLGILIALRATDELSAHFRIARTNGLTDDELAEVIYHASGYAGFPAAATAKNVATKALAQE; translated from the coding sequence ATGACGAACTTGCGCGACGAAGGCCTGCGGGTCTTTCGAGAAATGCTTCCCGGCGTGCTCCCCGACGGGGACGTCGACTTCGGCGCCGACGGCTTCGCCCCCGAACTGCTGGACATCGGGGTCGAGAGCGTGTTCGGCAAGCTGTGGACGCGCGACGGGCTGAGCAGGCGCGAGCGCAGCCTGGTCACCCTCGGCATCCTCATCGCCCTGCGCGCCACCGACGAGCTGAGCGCCCACTTCCGGATCGCCCGCACCAACGGTCTGACCGACGACGAACTCGCCGAGGTGATCTACCACGCCAGCGGTTACGCCGGGTTCCCCGCCGCGGCCACCGCCAAGAACGTGGCGACGAAGGCGCTCGCGCAGGAGTGA
- a CDS encoding DNA polymerase III subunit delta': MSSVFSRLVGQDAVEAELVGAAWAARGDSAHNTLATGAAGGRMTHAWLITGPPGSGRSIAAVCFAAALQCTSDGPPGCGECRACTTTMAGTHADVRRIIPEGLSIGVREMRDIVQIASRRPGTGRWQVVVVEDADRLTEGAANALLKVVEEPPASTVFLLCAPSVDPEDIAITLRSRCRHVALVTPPLAAIAKVLIETDGMAEADARWAASVSGGHVGRARRLATDEQARSRRERALGLARDAATPTRAYAAAEELVATAEDEAKALTGDRNEAETEELRTALGAGGTGKGAAGALRGATGALKDLEKRQKSRQTRASRDALDRALIDLATYFRDALLVSSGAGAVQPNHPDMADKVAGMAGHVPPDRLLRCIEAVLECREALAVNVKPKFAVDALVATVGQALRG, from the coding sequence ATGAGCAGTGTTTTCTCGCGTCTGGTGGGTCAGGACGCCGTCGAGGCCGAACTGGTCGGGGCGGCGTGGGCGGCTCGCGGTGATTCGGCTCACAACACCCTGGCCACCGGGGCGGCCGGGGGCCGCATGACCCATGCCTGGCTGATCACCGGGCCGCCGGGGTCGGGCCGCTCGATCGCGGCGGTGTGCTTCGCCGCCGCGCTGCAGTGCACCTCCGACGGGCCGCCGGGGTGCGGTGAATGCCGGGCCTGCACGACGACGATGGCCGGCACGCACGCCGACGTCCGGCGGATCATTCCCGAGGGTCTGTCGATCGGCGTCCGGGAGATGCGCGACATCGTGCAGATCGCCTCCCGGCGGCCGGGGACCGGACGGTGGCAGGTCGTGGTGGTCGAGGACGCCGACCGGCTCACCGAGGGCGCGGCGAACGCGCTGCTGAAGGTGGTCGAGGAGCCGCCGGCGTCGACGGTGTTCCTGCTGTGCGCGCCATCGGTGGACCCCGAGGACATCGCGATCACGCTGCGCTCGCGCTGCCGCCACGTCGCCCTGGTGACCCCGCCGCTCGCGGCGATCGCCAAGGTGCTGATCGAGACCGACGGCATGGCCGAGGCCGACGCGCGATGGGCGGCGTCGGTCAGCGGCGGCCACGTCGGCAGGGCGCGGCGGCTCGCCACCGACGAGCAGGCCCGCAGCCGCCGGGAACGCGCGCTCGGCCTGGCCCGCGACGCGGCCACGCCGACGCGGGCCTACGCGGCCGCCGAGGAACTGGTGGCCACCGCCGAGGACGAGGCGAAGGCCCTCACCGGTGACCGCAACGAGGCCGAGACCGAGGAACTGCGCACGGCACTGGGCGCGGGTGGCACCGGCAAGGGCGCCGCCGGTGCGCTGCGGGGCGCCACCGGAGCGCTGAAGGACCTCGAGAAGCGGCAGAAGTCGCGGCAGACCCGGGCGTCGCGCGACGCCCTCGACCGTGCGCTGATCGACCTGGCCACCTACTTCCGGGACGCGTTGCTGGTGTCGTCGGGGGCCGGGGCCGTGCAGCCCAACCACCCGGACATGGCGGACAAGGTGGCCGGGATGGCGGGGCACGTGCCACCCGACCGGCTGCTGCGCTGCATCGAGGCCGTGCTCGAGTGTCGGGAGGCGCTGGCGGTGAACGTCAAGCCGAAGTTCGCCGTCGACGCCCTGGTGGCGACGGTCGGACAGGCGCTGCGCGGCTGA
- a CDS encoding adenylate/guanylate cyclase domain-containing protein: MSVRPDRYGYEVTGQAAAPIGRITAFVRWAARTPWPVFTLGMLQADIIGALFVLGFLRFGLPSEDRVQLQDLPAFNLAIFLGYLFVAFTVGAYLTLRLLLPVIRWQRRDSLLGGSDPSVTAVARVRALRMPYYRTMISVSNWCLGSIVFIVASWPVASRSAPVVAVATALGATATAIIGYLQSERVLRPVAVAALRGGIPESFKAPGVIQRQVLTWVLSTGVPILAIVLALVASKFEILTAPAARLNTPILLLAIAALVIGLSGTVLVAMSIADPLRQLRWALGEVQRGNYNAHMQIYDASELGLLQAGFNDMVRDLAERQRLRDLFGRYVGEDVARRALERGTELGGQERDVAVLFVDLVGSTQLASTRPASEVVSLLNEFFRVIVDTVNRHGGFVNKFQGDAALAIFGAPIEHPDASGGALAASRELHDELLEVLGQTEFGIGVSAGRAIAGHIGAQARFEYTVIGDPVNEAARLTELAKLEVGHVLASAIAVSGALDAEALCWDVGEIVELRGRSFPTQLARPLNLAAPRQFPSQVQG; the protein is encoded by the coding sequence ATGTCCGTCCGCCCGGACCGATACGGTTATGAGGTGACCGGGCAGGCAGCAGCACCGATCGGGCGAATCACCGCATTCGTCCGGTGGGCGGCGCGCACCCCCTGGCCGGTCTTCACCCTCGGCATGCTGCAGGCCGACATCATCGGCGCCCTGTTCGTGCTGGGCTTCCTCCGGTTCGGGCTGCCGTCCGAGGACCGGGTCCAACTGCAGGACCTGCCCGCCTTCAACCTGGCCATCTTCCTGGGCTACCTGTTCGTCGCGTTCACCGTCGGCGCGTACCTGACGCTGCGCCTGCTGCTGCCGGTGATCCGCTGGCAGCGCCGCGACAGCCTCCTCGGGGGCAGCGATCCGAGCGTGACCGCGGTGGCCCGCGTCCGGGCCCTCCGCATGCCCTACTACCGGACCATGATCAGCGTCTCGAACTGGTGCCTCGGTTCGATCGTCTTCATCGTCGCCAGCTGGCCGGTCGCCAGCCGCTCGGCGCCCGTCGTGGCGGTCGCCACCGCACTCGGCGCCACCGCGACGGCCATCATCGGCTACCTGCAGTCCGAGCGGGTGCTGCGTCCCGTCGCGGTGGCGGCCCTGCGCGGCGGCATCCCCGAGAGCTTCAAGGCCCCCGGCGTGATCCAGCGTCAGGTGCTCACCTGGGTGCTGTCGACGGGCGTGCCCATCCTGGCCATCGTGCTGGCGCTGGTGGCCAGCAAGTTCGAGATCCTCACCGCGCCCGCGGCACGGCTCAACACGCCCATCCTGCTGCTGGCGATCGCCGCACTCGTCATCGGCCTGTCGGGCACGGTGCTCGTCGCGATGTCGATCGCCGACCCGCTGCGCCAATTGCGCTGGGCGCTGGGCGAAGTGCAGCGCGGCAACTACAACGCCCACATGCAGATCTACGACGCCAGCGAATTGGGGCTGCTGCAAGCCGGATTCAACGACATGGTCCGCGATCTCGCGGAGCGGCAACGGCTTCGCGACCTGTTCGGCCGCTACGTCGGCGAGGACGTCGCCCGCCGAGCGCTGGAGCGCGGCACCGAGCTGGGTGGCCAGGAACGCGACGTCGCGGTGCTGTTCGTCGACCTGGTCGGTTCGACGCAGCTGGCGTCCACGCGGCCGGCGTCGGAGGTCGTGAGCCTGCTCAACGAGTTCTTCCGCGTCATCGTCGACACCGTCAACCGGCACGGCGGGTTCGTCAACAAGTTCCAGGGTGACGCCGCCCTGGCCATCTTCGGCGCGCCCATCGAGCATCCCGACGCCTCCGGTGGCGCACTGGCCGCCTCGCGCGAGCTGCACGACGAACTGCTGGAAGTGTTGGGGCAGACCGAGTTCGGCATCGGCGTCTCGGCGGGCCGGGCCATCGCCGGGCACATCGGCGCCCAGGCCCGGTTCGAGTACACCGTGATCGGCGACCCGGTCAACGAGGCCGCCCGTCTCACCGAGCTGGCCAAGCTCGAAGTCGGCCACGTACTGGCCTCGGCGATCGCGGTCAGCGGTGCACTGGACGCCGAGGCGCTCTGCTGGGACGTCGGCGAGATCGTCGAACTGCGGGGCCGGTCGTTTCCGACCCAGTTGGCTCGACCGCTGAATCTGGCTGCGCCGCGGCAGTTTCCGAGCCAGGTGCAGGGCTGA
- the topA gene encoding type I DNA topoisomerase: MADRNGGSGNGTIRRLVIVESPTKARKIAGYLGSSYIVESSRGHIRDLPRAAADVPAKYKSEPWARLGVNVDADFEPLYIISPEKKSTVTELKGLLKDVDELYLATDGDREGEAIAWHLLETLKPRIPVKRMVFHEITESAIRAAADDPRDLDIDLVDAQETRRILDRLYGYEVSPVLWKKVAPKLSAGRVQSVATRIIVQRERERMAFRSAGYWDVTADLDASVSDPSASPPTFTAKLNTVDGKRVASGRDFDSLGVVRRPDEVMVLTESSASALAGGLRGAQLSVASVEQKPYTRRPYAPFMTSTLQQEAGRKLRFSSERTMSIAQRLYENGYITYMRTDSTNLSETAINAARNQARQLYGDEYVHPTARQYTRKVKNAQEAHEAIRPSGDVFQTPGQLHSRLDNDEFRLYELIWQRTVASQMADARGTTLSLRIAGSARTGEQVVFNASGRTITFAGFLKAYVESLDDQAGGEADDAESRLPNLTQGQRVDATDLTADGHTTSPPARFTEASLIKSLEELGIGRPSTYSSIIKTIQDRGYVHKKGSALVPSWVAFAVTGLLEQHFGRLVDYDFTAAMEDELDEIASGNERRTNWLNNFYFGGEHGVDGSIARSGGLKKLVGGNLEEIDAREINSIKLFDDDQGRAINVRVGRNGPYLERMIVGEDGELTPQRANLKDELTPDELTLELAEKLFSTPQEGRSLGVDPETGHEILAKDGRYGPYVTEVLPAPPEDPEDGAPAKRGKKPPTGPKPRTGSLLQSMDLETVTLEDALRLLSLPRVVGVDPANGEEITAQNGRYGPYLKRGTDSRSLANEEQMFTITLDEALKIYSEPKRRGRQGAATPPLRELGNDPVSEKPMVIKDGRFGPYVTDGETNASLRKGDDVMSITDSRASELLADRRARGPVKKKAPAKKAATKKVAAKKAPAKKAVKKAAAKKA; the protein is encoded by the coding sequence TTGGCTGACCGGAACGGTGGCAGCGGCAACGGCACGATCAGGCGACTCGTCATAGTCGAGTCGCCCACCAAGGCGCGCAAAATCGCTGGATACCTCGGCTCCAGCTACATCGTCGAATCCTCGCGCGGCCACATCCGCGACCTGCCGCGCGCCGCGGCCGACGTCCCCGCGAAGTACAAGTCGGAGCCGTGGGCCCGGCTCGGGGTCAACGTCGACGCCGACTTCGAGCCGCTCTACATCATCAGCCCCGAGAAGAAGAGCACGGTCACCGAACTCAAGGGCCTGCTCAAGGACGTCGACGAGCTGTACCTCGCGACGGACGGCGACCGCGAGGGCGAGGCCATCGCCTGGCACCTGCTCGAGACGCTCAAGCCGCGGATCCCGGTCAAGCGCATGGTGTTCCACGAGATCACCGAGTCGGCCATCCGCGCCGCCGCCGACGACCCCCGCGACCTCGACATCGACCTGGTCGACGCGCAGGAGACCCGGCGCATCCTCGACCGGCTCTACGGCTACGAGGTCAGCCCCGTGCTGTGGAAGAAGGTCGCCCCCAAGCTGTCGGCGGGCCGCGTGCAGTCGGTGGCCACCAGGATCATCGTCCAGCGCGAGCGCGAGCGGATGGCCTTCCGCAGCGCCGGCTACTGGGACGTCACGGCCGACCTCGACGCCAGCGTGTCCGACCCGTCGGCGTCGCCTCCGACGTTCACCGCCAAGCTCAACACCGTCGACGGCAAGCGGGTGGCCAGCGGTCGCGACTTCGACTCGCTCGGCGTCGTGCGCCGCCCCGACGAGGTCATGGTGCTCACCGAGAGTTCGGCGTCGGCGCTGGCGGGCGGGCTGCGGGGCGCCCAGCTCAGCGTGGCCTCGGTCGAGCAGAAGCCCTACACCCGCCGGCCGTACGCCCCGTTCATGACCTCGACGCTGCAGCAGGAGGCCGGTCGCAAGCTGCGGTTCAGCTCGGAGCGCACGATGAGCATCGCGCAGCGGCTGTACGAGAACGGCTACATCACCTATATGCGCACCGACTCCACGAACCTGTCGGAGACGGCCATCAACGCGGCGCGCAACCAGGCCAGACAGCTCTACGGCGACGAGTACGTCCACCCGACGGCCCGCCAGTACACCCGCAAGGTGAAGAACGCGCAGGAGGCGCACGAGGCCATCAGGCCCTCGGGCGACGTCTTCCAGACACCCGGTCAGCTGCACAGCAGGCTCGACAACGACGAGTTCCGGCTCTACGAGCTGATCTGGCAGCGGACCGTCGCCTCCCAGATGGCCGACGCCCGCGGCACCACGCTGAGCCTGCGGATCGCGGGCAGCGCCCGCACGGGCGAGCAAGTCGTCTTCAACGCCAGCGGCCGCACCATCACGTTCGCCGGCTTCCTGAAGGCCTACGTCGAGAGCCTCGACGACCAGGCCGGCGGCGAGGCCGACGACGCCGAGAGCCGCCTGCCCAATCTGACCCAGGGCCAGCGCGTCGACGCCACCGACCTGACCGCCGACGGGCACACCACCAGCCCGCCCGCGCGCTTCACCGAGGCGTCATTGATCAAGTCGCTCGAAGAGCTCGGCATCGGCAGGCCGTCGACCTACTCCTCGATCATCAAGACCATCCAGGACCGCGGCTACGTCCACAAGAAGGGCAGCGCGCTGGTCCCGTCGTGGGTGGCGTTCGCGGTGACCGGTCTGCTCGAACAGCACTTCGGCAGGCTCGTCGACTACGACTTCACCGCCGCCATGGAGGACGAGCTCGACGAGATCGCCTCGGGCAACGAGCGAAGGACCAACTGGCTCAACAACTTCTACTTCGGCGGCGAGCACGGGGTCGACGGGTCGATCGCCAGGTCCGGCGGGCTGAAGAAGCTCGTCGGCGGCAACCTCGAGGAGATCGACGCCCGAGAGATCAACTCCATCAAGCTGTTCGACGACGACCAGGGGCGTGCGATCAACGTCCGGGTCGGCCGCAACGGCCCCTACCTGGAGCGGATGATCGTCGGCGAGGACGGTGAGCTCACCCCGCAGCGCGCCAACCTCAAGGACGAGCTGACGCCCGACGAGCTCACCCTCGAACTCGCCGAGAAGTTGTTCTCCACCCCGCAGGAGGGCCGCTCGCTCGGCGTCGACCCCGAGACCGGCCACGAGATCCTGGCCAAGGACGGGCGATACGGGCCGTACGTCACCGAGGTGCTGCCCGCCCCGCCGGAGGACCCCGAGGACGGTGCGCCCGCGAAGCGGGGCAAGAAGCCGCCGACCGGACCCAAGCCGCGCACGGGCTCGCTGCTGCAGTCGATGGATCTGGAGACCGTCACGCTCGAGGATGCGCTGCGGCTGCTGTCGCTCCCGCGCGTCGTCGGCGTCGATCCCGCCAACGGCGAGGAGATCACCGCGCAGAATGGCCGCTACGGCCCATATCTCAAGCGCGGCACCGACTCTCGGTCACTGGCCAACGAAGAGCAGATGTTCACCATCACGCTGGACGAGGCGCTGAAGATCTACTCCGAGCCCAAGCGGCGCGGCAGGCAGGGCGCGGCGACGCCACCGTTGCGCGAGCTCGGCAACGACCCCGTCTCGGAGAAGCCGATGGTGATCAAGGACGGCCGCTTCGGTCCGTACGTCACCGACGGCGAGACCAACGCCAGCCTGCGCAAGGGCGACGACGTCATGTCGATCACCGATTCGCGAGCCTCCGAGCTGCTGGCCGACCGCCGCGCCCGCGGCCCGGTCAAGAAGAAGGCGCCGGCGAAGAAGGCGGCGACCAAGAAGGTCGCCGCGAAGAAGGCACCGGCGAAGAAGGCCGTCAAGAAGGCGGCGGCGAAGAAGGCCTAG